A genomic window from Brassica oleracea var. oleracea cultivar TO1000 chromosome C8, BOL, whole genome shotgun sequence includes:
- the LOC106311779 gene encoding uncharacterized protein LOC106311779, whose translation MMNIDDTTSPMAHPIVPSQPPSDQTQQDPSSPNEASSVTDKKEDQALPEEKPKQNQEEERVDTGREKLKKHRRDVAGRVWIPDIWGQEELLKDWIDCSTFDTCLVPAGISSARAALVDEARRAASASGGLHSRCLILR comes from the coding sequence ATGATGAATATAGACGATACGACATCTCCAATGGCCCACCCGATCGTTCCATCTCAACCTCCTTCCGACCAAACCCAACAAGATCCAAGTTCGCCCAATGAAGCTTCTTCTGTCACCGACAAGAAAGAGGATCAAGCTTTGCCCGAAGAGAAGCCGAAGCAGAATCAAGAAGAAGAGAGAGTGGACACAGGGAGAGAAAAGCTAAAGAAGCACCGGAGAGACGTCGCCGGAAGAGTTTGGATACCTGACATATGGGGACAAGAAGAGCTTCTTAAGGACTGGATCGACTGTTCAACGTTTGATACGTGTCTAGTCCCTGCCGGAATCTCGTCGGCACGTGCAGCTCTCGTAGACGAAGCTAGGCGAGCTGCTTCGGCTTCTGGTGGGTTACATAGTCGTTGCTTGATCTTACGCTGA
- the LOC106311777 gene encoding cell division protein FtsZ homolog 2-2, chloroplastic yields MTTCVSPCLTSPDSRVLTLLRKSVTPEGSRVSCFRMVQSKRNRLVSAQRSEPWPTSSSHTPNHLQSQDPFLNLHPEISMLNPRKDSSSTEDLGDSSPPSNYNEARIKVIGVGGGGSNAVNRMIQSEMIGVEFWIVNTDIQAMRMSPVFPDKRLQIGKELTRGLGAGGNPEIGMNAARESKEAIEEALYGSDMVFVTAGMGGGTGTGGAPIIAGVAKAMGILTVGIVTTPFSFEGRRRTVQAQEGIAALRDNVDTLIVIPNDKLLTAVSMSTPVTEAFNLADDILRQGVRGISDIITIPGLVNVDFADVRAIMANAGSSLMGIGTATGKTRARDAALNAIQSPLLDIGIERATGIVWNITGGTDLTLFEVNAAAEVIYDLVDPTANLIFGAVVDPSFSGQVSITLIATGFKRQEEGEGRPLQATQADATMGATTRRPSSSFSEGSSIEIPEFLKKKGRSRYPRL; encoded by the exons ATGACAACTTGTGTTTCTCCCTGTTTGACTTCTCCCGATTCACGAGTTCTCACTCTTCTTAGAAAGAGTGTTACACCAGAAGGCAGCAGGGTAAGCTGCTTTAGAATGGTCCAAAGTAAAAGAAACCGTCTTGTTTCAGCTCAGAGATCCGAGCCTTGGCCCACTTCCAGCTCTCACACTCCCAACCATTTACAAAGCCAAGACCCTTTCTTGAACCTCCACCCTGAGATCTCCATGCTCAACCCAAGAAAAGATTCTTCCAGTACCGAGGATCTTGGCGACTCATCTCCTCCTAGTAACTACAACGAGGCGAGGATCAAAGTTATCGGCGTTGGAGGTGGTGGCTCAAACGCTGTGAACCGCATGATACAGAGCGAGATGATCGGCGTGGAGTTTTGGATTGTGAACACCGATATTCAAGCGATGAGGATGTCTCCGGTTTTTCCAGACAAGAGGTTGCAGATTGGTAAGGAGCTGACTAGAGGGTTAGGCGCTGGAGGTAATCCGGAGATTGGAATGAACGCTGCTAGAGAAAGCAAAGAAGCTATTGAAGAAGCACTTTATGGTTCAGACATGGTTTTTGTCACT GCTGGAATGGGAGGTGGAACCGGAACGGGCGGGGCTCCGATAATAGCGGGTGTGGCGAAGGCAATGGGTATATTAACGGTTGGTATTGTGACAACGCCGTTCTCATTCGAGGGAAGGAGAAGAACGGTTCAGGCTCAGGAAGGGATTGCGGCGCTGAGGGATAATGTTGATACTCTCATTGTTATTCCGAACGATAAGTTGCTCACAGCAGTCTCTATGTCCACTCCTGTTACCGAAGCGTTTAATCTGGCTGATGATATACTTCGTCAAGGAGTCCGTGGAATCTCTGATATCATTACG ATTCCTGGATTGGTTAATGTGGATTTTGCGGATGTGAGGGCTATAATGGCAAATGCAGGTTCTTCATTGATGGGCATTGGAACTGCAACAG GAAAGACACGAGCAAGAGATGCTGCATTAAACGCAATCCAGTCACCGTTGTTAGATATTGGGATTGAGAGAGCCACTGGTATTGTTTGGAACATAACTGGTGGAACTGACTTAACATTGTTCGAG GTAAATGCAGCTGCAGAAGTGATATATGACCTTGTTGATCCAACAGCAAATCTGATATTTGGCGCTGTGGTCGATCCATCCTTTAGTGGTCAA GTAAGTATTACCCTAATAGCAACTGGCTTCAAACGCCAAGAAGAAGGAGAAGGGAGGCCTCTTCAG GCGACACAAGCGGATGCAACGATGGGAGCAACAACAAGACGTCCTTCTTCATCTTTCAGTGAAGGCAGTTCCATAGAGATCCCAGAGTTCTTGAAGAAGAAAGGCCGCTCTCGCTATCCTCGCCTCTAA
- the LOC106309104 gene encoding uncharacterized mitochondrial protein AtMg00810-like — MVILKVKKDIDYLIFIQIGFPSLEILDASKNWSIQQLDISNDFLNGDLDEEIYMTIPQGYEELTGRVAPSDHSLFVKRSEKIFVAALVYVDDILIVGNDEAAIENFKDILKGAFKLRDLGTAKYFLGFEIARNDSGISINQRKYTLKLLQDAGYLGCKPVLVPMEPNSKLSDSSGALLSDPSVYRKIVGKLLYLTHTRPDITYAVHKLSQFMSAPRQDHLTAAQQVLRYLKNDLAQGMFYPASSSVHLTAFCDADWASCPDSRRSTTGYCVFLGDSLISWRAKKQHTFSRSSSEAEYRSMADTTCELIWLAVLLRDLHCPLTGPATLFCDNQYALHVASNPVFHERTKHIEIDCHVVREKLLSGFLKIMHVRSENQLADILTKTVQPAVFKQLILKMGLHHLFIPS; from the exons ATGGTTATCCTCAAGGTTAAAAAGGATATAGACTACTTGATCTTCATACAAATCGGATTTCCATCTCTCGAAAT TCTTGATGCCTCGAAGAATTGGTCTATTCAGCAGCTTGACATTAGCAATGATTTCCTGAATGGAGACCTAGACGAGGAGATATACATGACGATCCCTCAAGGTTATGAAGAACTAACGGGTAGAGTT GCTCCTTCTGATCATTCATTGTTTGTTAAGAGATCGGAGAAGATCTTTGTCGCAGCTCTTGTCTACGTGGATGATATTTTGATTGTTGGCAATGATGAAGCAGCCATCGAGAATTTCAAAGACATTCTCAAAGGAGCTTTCAAACTCCGAGATCTTGGTACGGCGAAGTATTTCCTTGGCTTTGAGATTGCAAGGAATGACAGTGGGATTTCTATTAATCAGAGGAAATACACTTTAAAACTACTTCAAGATGCAGGATACCTTGGTTGTAAACCAGTTTTGGTTCCGATGGAACCAAACTCGAAGCTCTCAGATTCTTCAGGAGCTCTTCTCTCAGACCCGTCAGTATATCGGAAGATAGTTGGGAAGCTATTGTACCTGACGCATACACGCCCTGACATTACCTATGCGGTGCACAAGTTGAGCCAGTTTATGTCTGCTCCTCGTCAGGATCATCTTACCGCAGCTCAACAGGTTCTCAGATATTTGAAGAATGATTTAGCTCAAGGGATGTTCTATCCTGCTTCTTCCTCAGTTCACTTGACAGCATTTTGTGATGCTGATTGGGCGTCTTGCCCTGATTCTCGTCGTTCCACGACTGGGTATTGTGTGTTCTTAGGCGATTCTCTTATCTCTTGGAGGGCAAAAAAACAACACACATTTTCTCGTAGCAGTTCTGAAGCTGAGTACCGGTCGATGGCAGATACGACGTGTGAATTGATATGGCTTGCTGTTCTGCTTCGTGATCTGCATTGTCCACTTACAGGTCCAGCTACACTATTCTGTGACAATCAATATGCACTTCACGTTGCATCCAATCCTGTCTTTCATGAGAGGACAAAACATATCGAGATAGATTGCCACGTTGTTCGGGAGAAGTTGCTCAGTGGTTTCTTGAAAATTATGCATGTGAGATCAGAAAATCAGCTTGCAGATATTCTCACCAAGACGGTGCAACCGGCTGTGTTCAAGCAGCTTATACTCAAGATGGGTCTTCATCACTTGTTCATTCCATCTTAA
- the LOC106311103 gene encoding protein LITTLE ZIPPER 3-like: MERLNSKLYVENCYIMKENERLRKKAELLNQENQQLLFQLKQRLSKTKNPNGSNNDNDICSSSSASGKS; the protein is encoded by the coding sequence ATGGAGAGGCTGAACTCGAAGCTGTATGTGGAGAACTGTTACATAATGAAAGAAAACGAGAGGCTAAGGAAGAAAGCTGAGCTTCTGAATCAAGAGAATCAACAACTTTTGTTTCAGCTCAAACAGAGACTCTCCAAAACTAAGAACCCTAATGGTTCAAACAATGACAACGATATCTGTTCATCAAGCTCTGCTTCTGGAAAATCCTGA
- the LOC106310484 gene encoding probable purple acid phosphatase 20, translated as MVKVWNLVAIMLIVLLPNVSSYDRPATRKNIVMHPSSNDPVSPEQVHISLVGPDKMRISWITKNSVMPTVVYGTTSGKYEGSANGTSSSYHYLMIYRSGQINDVVIGPLKPNTVYYYKCGGQSSTQEFNFKTPPSQFPIRFAVAGDLGTTEWSKSTLDHVSKWEHDVFILPGDLSYADLLQPVWDTFGRMVQPLASKRPWMVTQGNHEVELIPVLHRQSFTAYNNRWRMPFEESGSSSNLYYSFNVFGVHFIMLGSYADFEPGSDQYQWLEKDLKSIDRKTTPWLMAVIHAPWYNTNEAHQGEKESVDMKQSMETLLYNARVDLVFAGHVHAYERFNRVYQDKFDKCGPVYINIGDGGNKEGLAKNYRDPTPAISLFREASFGHGQLVVVNASHAQWKWQRNDDDASVERDSVWLTSLSADSSCHI; from the exons ATGGTGAAGGTTTGGAATTTAGTGGCTATAATGCTTATTGTTTTACTCCCAAATGTTTCGTCGTATGATCGGCCGGCCACTCGGAAAAATATAGTGATGCATCCATCCAGCAACGATCCTGTGTCCCCGGAACAG GTGCATATATCTCTGGTTGGGCCGGACAAAATGAGAATATCATGGATAACGAAAAACTCAGTCATGCCGACTGTTGTATACGGCACAACCTCTGGAAAATACGAAGGCTCGGCTAATGGAACATCCTCCTCGTACCACTACCTGATGATTTATCGATCGGGCCAAATTAACGATGTGGTTATAGGTCCATTAAAACCCAATACAGTTTATTATTACAAATGTGGTGGTCAATCTTCAACCCAAGAGTTCAACTTCAAGACCCCTCCTTCTCAATTTCCCATCAGATTCGCTGTGGCTG GTGACCTTGGTACAACTGAATGGAGTAAATCAACATTGGACCATGTATCGAAATGGGAACATGATGTTTTTATCTTGCCTGGAGATTTGTCGTATGCTGACCTTTTGCAACCCGTGTGGGACACTTTCGGTCGCATGGTGCAACCACTTGCGAGCAAAAGACCATGGATGGTCACTCAAGGCAACCACGAAGTCGAACTTATTCCTGTCCTCCATCGTCAAAGTTTCACCGCCTATAACAACAG GTGGCGCATGCCATTTGAAGAGAGTGGCTCGAGCTCGAACTTGTACTATTCCTTCAACGTTTTCGGAGTCCACTTTATAATGTTGGGGTCATACGCTGATTTCGAGCCTGGCTCGGATCAGTACCAATGGTTAGAAAAAGATCTCAAAAGCATTGATCGTAAGACCACACCGTGGTTGATGGCTGTGATACACGCACCGTGGTACAACACAAATGAAGCACACCAAGGAGAGAAAGAGAGTGTCGATATGAAACAGTCCATGGAAACTCTTCTTTATAATGCTCGTGTTGATTTGGTTTTCGCCGGTCATGTCCATGCTTACGAACGCTTT AACCGAGTGTACCAAGATAAATTCGACAAATGTGGTCCGGTTTATATTAACATTGGAGATGGAGGAAACAAAGAAGGCCTTGCTAAAAA TTACCGAGATCCAACTCCAGCAATATCATTGTTTAGAGAAGCAAGTTTCGGGCATGGTCAATTGGTGGTGGTGAATGCGTCTCATGCACAATGGAAATGGCAGAGGAACGACGATGATGCGTCGGTAGAAAGGGATTCGGTTTGGTTAACAAGCCTCTCGGCCGATTCATCTTGTCATATTTAA